Genomic window (Flexivirga aerilata):
ATAAGGCAGCGCGCTCACTCCAGCATCGCCTTCGCCGCCGTAACGAAGACCGACAGCATGTGCTGATCGGGCTCGGACTCGGCCGCCTCCCACACGGCGTTGCACACCAGGCGCACGAAACTCCATGCGAGAGCGCGAGATTCGTCGATGCCAGCGGCTTCGGCGACGAGCCCCAGTCGCAGCCGCAGCTGCGTCCTCAAGCTGTATGACGCAGCCGCCTCGTCCCACCGGTTCCAGAGCACTGGCGCGACCGCGAACGTCCACTCGCCCGACAGCGGCTTGGGGTCGATCGCGAGCCAGGGCGCCCGTTCGGCGGCCAGCACGTTCTCGAAGTGCAGATCCTGGTGGATCAACCGGCCGTCGCAGCCCTCCCGCAGGTCGGTCATCATCCCGGCGGCCTGGTCGGTCATCCGGCGCGGGACGAGCGGAGAACCCTTGCGGCACTGCGCGATCCACCGATCCGTCTGTGCGCTCAGCAGATCGAACTGCGGCGACGCCGGCCGGTCGAGCTGCCGGAAGAGCCCGCCGATCTCCTCGCACGCCTCGAGCAACCCGATGGAGG
Coding sequences:
- a CDS encoding aminoglycoside phosphotransferase family protein; this translates as MSEPADLTDFGTAVPDDFRDALAGRPGAPDLTGDDWLRGLPRTMAELAHRWDLVADGPVWHGVCAVVVPCHRAGEPVVLKVSWPHSEARLEHLALREWGGRGAVRLLAADPAHWAMLLEPLSHDRDLTSIGLLEACEEIGGLFRQLDRPASPQFDLLSAQTDRWIAQCRKGSPLVPRRMTDQAAGMMTDLREGCDGRLIHQDLHFENVLAAERAPWLAIDPKPLSGEWTFAVAPVLWNRWDEAAASYSLRTQLRLRLGLVAEAAGIDESRALAWSFVRLVCNAVWEAAESEPDQHMLSVFVTAAKAMLE